From Camelina sativa cultivar DH55 chromosome 20, Cs, whole genome shotgun sequence, the proteins below share one genomic window:
- the LOC109131345 gene encoding uncharacterized protein LOC109131345, giving the protein MKMPCVPLYDAPMRSFRGGETDPKPRDIGERRSRSTMVRFFI; this is encoded by the coding sequence ATGAAGATGCCGTGCGTCCCTCTTTATGATGCTCCGATGAGAAGCTTCAGAGGCGGTGAGACAGATCCAAAACCAAGAGACATAGGAGAAAGGAGATCTAGATCGACGATGGTGAGATTCTTCATCTGA